A single genomic interval of Terriglobus albidus harbors:
- a CDS encoding HEAT repeat domain-containing protein, with the protein MKCESVQLEVVLLAYGELADDRIPELDEHLAGCEVCRQELESLTAMQDTLAAFELAEPSPNLLAQARVKLDEALDAEPAPGLLARLRILVMGSLHHVQAAPALAVLLVGVGFVGGSAISSYQAAHAPKAAPPVLMQHSADSTIANISSIVQTPDSKQVQVNYNRVVPETAQGTLDDPQIKQLLLLGAKNGISNDVRDSSVALLAEGCKAGHICDEDSDQKSGKQGSTVRDTLLVSLRYDQDSKVRMNALHGLQRYLATDQRVRDAVLESIMNDHDPDVRMQAINMLEPVQADSSVRQVLHTVSTTDDNPYIRNASMNALESVSQIQ; encoded by the coding sequence ATGAAGTGCGAATCGGTACAACTCGAGGTCGTCCTGCTCGCATACGGCGAGTTGGCAGACGACAGAATCCCGGAACTGGATGAGCATCTCGCAGGCTGTGAGGTCTGTAGGCAGGAGCTTGAGTCGTTGACGGCGATGCAGGATACGCTGGCCGCCTTCGAGCTTGCCGAGCCCTCGCCTAACCTGCTGGCACAGGCACGCGTAAAGCTGGATGAGGCCCTGGACGCAGAACCCGCCCCGGGCCTTCTGGCACGTCTGCGCATTCTGGTGATGGGCAGCCTGCATCACGTGCAGGCCGCTCCGGCGTTGGCTGTCTTGCTGGTCGGTGTAGGGTTTGTCGGTGGCTCAGCCATCAGCAGCTACCAGGCCGCGCACGCTCCCAAGGCGGCACCGCCGGTATTGATGCAGCATTCGGCCGACTCCACCATCGCCAATATCAGTTCGATCGTGCAGACGCCCGACTCCAAGCAGGTGCAGGTTAACTACAACCGCGTTGTGCCGGAGACGGCGCAGGGAACGCTGGATGATCCGCAGATCAAGCAGCTGCTTCTGCTGGGGGCGAAGAACGGCATCAGCAACGACGTTCGTGACTCCTCCGTAGCGCTGCTGGCCGAGGGATGCAAGGCCGGGCACATCTGCGACGAAGATAGTGATCAGAAATCCGGTAAGCAGGGATCGACTGTCCGCGACACCCTGCTGGTCAGCCTGCGGTATGACCAGGACAGCAAGGTCCGCATGAACGCCCTGCACGGGCTGCAGCGTTACCTGGCCACCGACCAGCGGGTCCGCGATGCCGTGCTGGAGTCGATCATGAACGACCACGACCCCGACGTCCGCATGCAGGCCATCAATATGCTGGAGCCGGTGCAGGCAGATTCCTCCGTACGACAGGTCTTGCATACGGTATCTACTACGGACGACAATCCGTATATACGGAACGCATCCATGAACGCTCTTGAGAGCGTCAGTCAGATCCAGTAA
- a CDS encoding RNA polymerase sigma factor, which produces MGSGMGASIGLRRVESSAAMAKAAATRAARNSGRLTQAQMDARAQQRAEDDDLIRAAQRGDRASFDQLVRRYDQAVLRLALHMLGNEQDAQDVHQEAFLKAYRHIHNFRFDSSFYTWLYRIATNLCLDALRRRKSRREDPATVLDAAGEEMDLMANVSDERAMANPARELERKDMGERIMAALTKLTPRERMVFELKHYQGLKLRTIGEMLNTTEETAKNTLFRATRKLRSNLAELRT; this is translated from the coding sequence ATGGGAAGCGGTATGGGAGCCAGTATTGGGCTCCGCCGGGTAGAATCATCCGCAGCCATGGCAAAAGCGGCTGCAACCCGGGCGGCACGGAATAGCGGTCGGCTGACGCAGGCCCAGATGGATGCCCGCGCGCAGCAACGCGCTGAAGACGACGACCTGATTCGGGCAGCGCAGAGGGGTGACCGCGCCAGCTTCGATCAGCTGGTTCGCCGGTACGACCAGGCGGTGTTGCGGCTGGCGTTGCATATGCTTGGGAACGAGCAGGATGCGCAGGATGTGCATCAGGAGGCGTTTTTGAAGGCCTACCGGCATATCCACAATTTCCGCTTCGACAGCTCGTTCTACACCTGGCTGTACCGCATCGCGACGAATCTCTGCCTGGACGCTTTGCGCCGGCGGAAGAGCCGCCGGGAAGATCCGGCAACGGTGCTGGATGCCGCCGGGGAGGAGATGGACCTGATGGCGAATGTCTCCGACGAACGCGCGATGGCGAACCCGGCACGTGAGTTGGAGCGCAAGGATATGGGCGAGCGGATTATGGCCGCGCTGACCAAGCTGACGCCCCGCGAGCGCATGGTTTTTGAGTTGAAGCATTACCAGGGTTTGAAGCTCCGGACGATCGGAGAGATGTTGAATACCACGGAAGAGACAGCAAAGAATACGCTCTTCCGTGCTACCCGAAAGCTGCGGTCGAATCTGGCCGAGCTTCGGACTTAG
- a CDS encoding IS110 family transposase — protein sequence MKKVSKAQWLEEMGSDRPALTVGLDLGDRYSHYCLLNAGKEVMEEGRIQSTEAAFRRHFEGEERQRIALECGTHSPWVSRLLKSLGHQVIVANARKIAAISSSESKNDRNDAEQLARFAASDPKLLAPLLHRSMERQQDLNLIQARATLVRARTMLVNALRGLVKSAGGRLPACSTESFPVRVRASIPSVLTTVAVPLLEQIATLNRQIDSMEEQIEKLGTRYPEIGVLRTVPGVGPVVAATYVLTLDRPNIASNRSAGAWLGLRPGQSQSGDSDPELGISKTGNRYLRSLLVQSAQYILGRFGPDSALRRWGLKLASSGGKRAKKRAIVAVARKLAVLLHSMWRSGQSFQHFPQPAMATVA from the coding sequence ATGAAGAAGGTTAGCAAAGCGCAGTGGTTAGAGGAAATGGGGAGTGACAGGCCAGCGCTGACGGTAGGGCTTGATTTAGGGGACCGTTACAGCCACTACTGTCTGTTGAACGCAGGGAAGGAAGTGATGGAGGAAGGTCGTATCCAGAGTACGGAGGCGGCGTTCCGACGTCATTTCGAGGGCGAGGAGCGGCAGCGAATAGCACTGGAGTGCGGCACGCACTCTCCGTGGGTAAGCCGTTTGCTCAAGTCTTTAGGTCATCAGGTGATCGTGGCCAATGCGCGCAAGATCGCGGCGATCAGCTCGAGTGAATCGAAGAACGATCGCAACGATGCCGAGCAGCTGGCTCGCTTCGCGGCGTCTGATCCTAAGTTGCTGGCGCCGCTGCTTCACCGCAGCATGGAGCGGCAGCAGGACCTGAACCTGATCCAGGCGCGGGCTACGCTAGTACGTGCGCGGACGATGCTGGTCAACGCGTTGCGTGGCCTGGTCAAAAGCGCCGGTGGCCGTCTGCCGGCCTGTTCCACCGAGTCGTTTCCTGTGCGGGTGCGGGCATCGATTCCGTCTGTGCTGACGACGGTAGCGGTTCCGTTGTTGGAGCAGATCGCGACGTTGAACCGTCAGATCGACAGTATGGAAGAACAGATCGAAAAGCTGGGTACCAGGTATCCGGAGATCGGTGTGCTGCGTACGGTTCCAGGCGTGGGTCCTGTGGTGGCGGCCACGTATGTACTCACGCTGGACCGGCCCAATATAGCAAGCAACCGTTCCGCAGGTGCGTGGCTCGGTCTGCGACCCGGACAAAGTCAGTCGGGGGACTCGGATCCGGAGTTAGGCATCTCCAAGACCGGCAACCGATATTTACGAAGTCTGCTGGTGCAGTCGGCGCAATACATCCTGGGTCGCTTCGGTCCTGACTCAGCCTTGCGTCGCTGGGGCCTCAAGCTGGCATCCAGTGGAGGCAAGAGAGCAAAAAAGCGAGCTATCGTGGCGGTGGCCCGTAAACTGGCGGTCCTGTTGCACAGCATGTGGCGCAGCGGACAGAGCTTCCAACACTTCCCTCAACCTGCAATGGCCACCGTAGCCTGA
- a CDS encoding sensor domain-containing phosphodiesterase gives MVTHPPTGAVPAALPPNEDERLAVLRSLCIMDTPSEPAFDQLTAMAVKIFAVPIALISLVDKDRQFFKSVQGTPIRETPRDLSFCAHSLLTEGETIIPDARLDPRFATNPFVVEEPYVRFYASSPIITPNGIRLGSFCIIDREPRTLNERETELLRHLASAASYLIDQRTTALQLEQAKQQIDLASERYRLATSATSDGIWDWDLRSGQIYLSARCSALLGYGGQERITSLRGCYRHIHRGDRKRIHEEIAHALHGQQNFSCEFRYLHGDGEWRWVECSGLLLSGAAGEPQRMVGALSDRNRIRAMDPLTHLHNRASFIDRIQSRIDKSSSEDEMYAVIYVDIDHFKRINDSLGHAEGDIVLLEIAARIRKSLADRPHSCAARLSSDEFAILLAHAPGEEDIAAYVQRLQEMLQAPVMSREQTLFLSASIGIATADALVRDAQSMLENADLAMYHAKNSGRSAHVAFAPHMREDAAKRVQLELDLRRALERDEIVLYYQPKVALRSGQVIGFEALVRWKHPDGEMISPAEFIPVAEETGLIRDLGMLTLRQAIRQAEQWRRDGILTDEMNVAVNISGRQIGDKGLVGFIRDQLQESGLPPHSLRLEVTESLLINSDTTTGEFFREIKALGIGIDMDDFGTGYSSLSYLHRFPFDALKVDRSFVQRIDQTEESLSLPRSIVALGKALGMRVLAEGIENMEQLTQLIRIECGYGQGYLFSKPVPAEEVPEMMRHLDSKMRTELMAS, from the coding sequence ATGGTAACGCATCCCCCTACCGGAGCAGTACCGGCTGCGCTTCCCCCGAACGAGGATGAACGTCTTGCAGTCTTGCGTAGCCTCTGCATCATGGACACGCCCTCCGAGCCGGCTTTTGACCAGCTGACAGCGATGGCGGTCAAGATCTTTGCTGTCCCTATCGCATTGATCTCACTGGTCGATAAGGATCGCCAGTTCTTCAAGTCGGTCCAGGGAACTCCTATCCGCGAGACGCCGCGCGATCTCTCCTTCTGTGCGCACTCGCTGCTGACGGAAGGCGAGACTATCATTCCCGATGCGCGTCTTGATCCTCGCTTCGCGACCAATCCCTTTGTGGTGGAAGAGCCGTATGTCCGCTTCTATGCCAGCTCTCCCATCATCACGCCCAACGGCATACGGCTCGGCAGCTTCTGCATCATCGACCGCGAGCCGCGCACGCTGAATGAGCGGGAGACGGAGCTATTGCGCCACCTGGCCAGTGCAGCTTCCTATCTGATCGACCAGCGCACCACTGCATTGCAGCTTGAACAGGCGAAGCAACAGATCGATCTCGCCAGCGAACGTTACCGGCTGGCTACCAGCGCGACCTCCGACGGTATCTGGGACTGGGATCTCCGCTCCGGTCAGATCTATCTCTCAGCCCGCTGCAGCGCGCTGCTTGGTTATGGCGGGCAGGAACGTATTACCAGCCTGCGCGGATGCTACCGGCATATCCATCGGGGCGACCGTAAGCGGATTCATGAAGAGATCGCACACGCGTTGCACGGCCAGCAGAACTTTAGCTGCGAGTTCCGTTATCTGCACGGCGATGGTGAGTGGCGCTGGGTCGAGTGTAGCGGGCTGCTGTTGAGTGGCGCGGCCGGTGAGCCGCAACGCATGGTGGGTGCGTTGAGCGACCGTAACCGCATCCGTGCCATGGATCCGCTGACCCATCTTCATAACCGGGCATCGTTCATTGACCGAATCCAGAGCCGCATCGACAAGTCTTCCAGCGAGGACGAGATGTATGCCGTGATCTATGTCGACATCGATCACTTCAAGCGCATCAATGACAGCCTGGGGCATGCAGAGGGCGATATCGTGCTGCTTGAGATTGCAGCGCGTATCCGTAAGAGTCTTGCGGACCGGCCGCATAGCTGTGCGGCGCGTCTCAGCAGTGATGAGTTCGCCATTCTGCTGGCGCATGCTCCCGGCGAGGAGGACATTGCTGCCTACGTGCAGCGATTGCAGGAGATGCTGCAGGCTCCGGTGATGAGCCGGGAACAGACACTCTTCCTCTCGGCCAGTATCGGAATTGCTACCGCGGATGCCTTGGTGCGCGATGCGCAGAGCATGCTGGAGAACGCCGATCTTGCCATGTATCACGCCAAGAACTCCGGCCGCTCGGCCCACGTGGCCTTTGCTCCGCACATGCGCGAGGATGCGGCAAAACGGGTGCAGCTGGAGCTGGATCTGCGGAGGGCGCTGGAGCGTGACGAGATTGTCCTCTACTACCAGCCGAAGGTGGCATTGCGTAGCGGGCAAGTGATTGGCTTTGAGGCGCTGGTGCGCTGGAAGCATCCCGATGGAGAGATGATCTCGCCGGCGGAGTTTATTCCCGTGGCCGAGGAGACGGGCCTGATCCGCGATCTTGGCATGCTCACGCTGCGGCAGGCGATCCGGCAGGCGGAGCAGTGGCGCAGGGATGGAATCCTGACCGATGAGATGAACGTCGCCGTCAATATCTCCGGACGGCAGATTGGTGATAAGGGCCTGGTGGGCTTCATTCGCGATCAGTTGCAGGAGAGCGGACTTCCGCCGCATAGCCTGCGGCTGGAAGTGACGGAGAGCCTTCTGATCAATAGCGATACCACCACCGGCGAGTTCTTCCGCGAGATCAAGGCGCTGGGTATTGGTATCGATATGGACGATTTCGGCACCGGCTACTCCTCGCTGAGCTATCTCCACCGCTTCCCCTTCGATGCCCTGAAGGTGGATCGCTCATTCGTGCAGCGCATCGACCAGACGGAAGAGAGTTTGAGCCTTCCACGATCGATTGTGGCTCTGGGAAAGGCGCTGGGGATGCGTGTGCTCGCCGAGGGTATCGAGAACATGGAGCAGCTGACGCAGCTCATCCGTATTGAGTGCGGATACGGGCAGGGCTATCTCTTCTCGAAGCCGGTTCCAGCGGAAGAAGTGCCGGAGATGATGCGGCATCTCGATAGCAAGATGCGTACGGAGCTGATGGCTTCGTAG
- a CDS encoding MFS transporter, which yields MTSKIDAVVHKVAWRILPLTLVLYFIAYLDRVNIGFAAAAMRRDLGYSGTLFGTASGVFFAGYLCAQLPSNLALRRFGARKWIAIIMAVWGVLSGLVAFTHTPTEFLVLRFLLGVAEAGFYPGIIYYLSIWLPRSQRTQLIAWFIFAIPLANIFGGPLSSAILHHGAVAGLRDWQILLIAECLPALFFSVIVPFCMTDRPQQAQWLSEDERIALRTAIAAGEQKASEIGYTGTEASLYASPAIYLFALVYFTTQIGLYGLVFWLPQMLSGLGLPQLQVGWTVAAVFLLAAIIMFAWSRLSDSKGQPSWGLSAPIAISAIGFLLSIPATHVSGTIGIAMLVASFALAEGGGLAATPALWSAVTLQFPGELGAPAIALVNALGNLGGFVGPFLLGWLSDRGHGYGSGLVTVALLLLIGAGLAVIVQRRASS from the coding sequence GTGACCTCCAAAATAGACGCAGTGGTTCACAAGGTTGCGTGGCGCATCCTTCCGCTCACGCTCGTACTGTATTTCATCGCCTATCTGGATCGCGTCAATATCGGCTTTGCCGCCGCGGCCATGCGGCGTGATCTCGGCTACTCCGGCACCCTCTTCGGGACGGCCAGCGGCGTCTTCTTCGCCGGCTATCTGTGTGCTCAGCTACCGTCAAACCTGGCGCTGCGCCGCTTCGGCGCACGCAAGTGGATCGCCATCATCATGGCGGTGTGGGGCGTGCTCTCGGGCCTTGTCGCCTTCACCCACACACCCACTGAGTTTCTGGTGCTGCGCTTTCTGCTGGGTGTCGCAGAGGCGGGTTTCTATCCCGGCATCATCTACTACCTCAGCATCTGGCTTCCGCGAAGCCAGCGTACACAGTTGATCGCGTGGTTCATCTTCGCTATTCCGCTGGCAAATATCTTCGGCGGCCCGCTCTCCAGCGCCATCCTGCATCACGGAGCAGTCGCAGGCCTGCGCGACTGGCAGATACTGCTGATCGCGGAGTGCCTGCCCGCCCTCTTCTTCTCCGTCATTGTTCCCTTCTGCATGACCGATCGTCCGCAGCAGGCGCAGTGGCTGAGCGAAGACGAACGCATAGCGCTGCGTACGGCAATCGCTGCCGGAGAACAGAAGGCCAGTGAGATCGGATACACCGGCACCGAAGCTTCGCTCTATGCCAGCCCGGCGATCTATCTCTTTGCACTGGTGTACTTCACCACCCAGATCGGCCTCTATGGCCTGGTCTTCTGGCTTCCGCAGATGCTCAGCGGCCTCGGCCTCCCGCAGCTTCAGGTGGGCTGGACAGTCGCGGCTGTCTTTCTTCTGGCTGCCATCATCATGTTCGCGTGGTCACGGCTTTCAGACAGCAAGGGCCAGCCCTCATGGGGACTCTCAGCTCCCATCGCGATCTCGGCAATTGGCTTTCTGCTCTCGATTCCCGCAACGCATGTCTCCGGAACCATCGGCATCGCCATGCTGGTGGCGAGCTTCGCTCTGGCCGAAGGCGGTGGACTCGCGGCAACACCGGCACTGTGGTCAGCTGTAACACTGCAGTTCCCAGGCGAACTCGGAGCACCGGCAATCGCACTGGTAAACGCCCTGGGCAACCTCGGCGGCTTCGTCGGCCCCTTCCTGCTGGGCTGGCTCTCAGACAGAGGACATGGGTATGGCAGCGGCCTGGTAACAGTAGCACTGCTGCTCTTAATCGGAGCCGGCCTGGCGGTGATTGTGCAGCGCCGGGCTTCTTCCTAA
- a CDS encoding IS110 family transposase, whose protein sequence is MKKVSKAQWLKEMGSDRPALTVGLDLGDRYSHYCLLNAAKEVMEEGRIQSTEAAFRRHFEGEERQRIALECGTHSPWVSRLLKSLGHQVIVANARKIAAISSSESKNDRNDAEQLARFAASDPKLLAPLLHRSMERQQDLNLIQARATLVRARTMLVNALRGLVKSAGGRLPACSTESFPVRVRASIPSVLTTVAVPLLEQIATLNRQIDSMEEQIEKLGTRYPEIGVLRTVPGVGPVVAATYVLTLDRPNIASNRSAGAWLGLRPGQSQSGDSDPELGISKTGNRYLRSLLVQSAQYILGRFGPDSALRRWGLKLASSGGKRAKKRAIVAVARKLAVLLHSMWRSGQSFQHFPQPAMATVA, encoded by the coding sequence ATGAAGAAGGTTAGCAAAGCGCAGTGGTTAAAGGAAATGGGGAGTGACAGGCCAGCGCTGACGGTAGGGCTTGATTTAGGGGACCGTTACAGCCACTACTGTCTGTTGAACGCAGCGAAGGAAGTGATGGAGGAAGGTCGTATCCAGAGTACGGAGGCGGCGTTCCGACGTCATTTCGAGGGCGAGGAGCGGCAGCGAATAGCACTGGAGTGCGGCACGCACTCTCCGTGGGTAAGCCGTTTGCTCAAGTCTTTAGGTCATCAGGTGATCGTGGCCAATGCGCGCAAGATCGCGGCGATCAGCTCGAGTGAATCGAAGAACGATCGCAACGATGCCGAGCAGCTGGCTCGCTTCGCGGCGTCTGATCCTAAGTTGCTGGCGCCGCTGCTTCACCGCAGCATGGAGCGGCAGCAGGACCTGAACCTGATCCAGGCGCGGGCTACGCTAGTACGTGCGCGGACGATGCTGGTCAACGCGTTGCGTGGCCTGGTCAAAAGCGCCGGTGGCCGTCTGCCGGCCTGTTCCACCGAGTCGTTTCCTGTGCGGGTGCGGGCATCGATTCCGTCTGTGCTGACGACGGTAGCGGTTCCGTTGTTGGAGCAGATCGCGACGTTGAACCGTCAGATCGACAGTATGGAAGAACAGATCGAAAAGCTGGGTACCAGGTATCCGGAGATCGGTGTGCTGCGTACGGTTCCAGGCGTGGGTCCTGTGGTGGCGGCCACGTATGTACTCACGCTGGACCGGCCCAATATAGCAAGCAACCGTTCCGCAGGTGCGTGGCTCGGTCTGCGACCCGGACAAAGTCAGTCGGGGGACTCGGATCCGGAGTTAGGCATCTCCAAGACCGGCAACCGATATTTACGAAGTCTGCTGGTGCAGTCGGCGCAATACATCCTGGGTCGCTTCGGTCCTGACTCAGCCTTGCGTCGCTGGGGCCTCAAGCTGGCATCCAGTGGAGGCAAGAGAGCAAAAAAGCGAGCTATCGTGGCGGTGGCCCGTAAACTGGCGGTCCTGTTGCACAGCATGTGGCGCAGCGGACAGAGCTTCCAACACTTCCCTCAACCTGCAATGGCCACCGTAGCCTGA
- a CDS encoding cupin domain-containing protein, which produces MSDVVHRNNEQMTNPEPGLKRQVMSYTPEMMLVRHTMEPGWVGAAHSHPHQQLVFVVSGHIVLTTPDGDHTLRAGDSIIVPGDAVHQARAFEASEVLDVFTPYREDYA; this is translated from the coding sequence ATGAGCGATGTGGTGCACCGCAATAACGAACAGATGACCAATCCAGAGCCCGGCCTGAAGCGCCAGGTGATGAGCTATACGCCGGAGATGATGCTCGTCCGGCACACCATGGAGCCCGGATGGGTCGGTGCGGCGCACTCGCATCCGCATCAGCAACTGGTCTTTGTCGTCAGCGGACACATCGTGCTCACCACACCCGACGGCGATCACACGCTGCGTGCCGGTGACAGCATCATCGTGCCTGGGGACGCCGTGCATCAGGCGCGTGCGTTTGAGGCCAGTGAGGTATTGGACGTCTTCACGCCCTATCGCGAAGACTACGCCTGA
- a CDS encoding TetR/AcrR family transcriptional regulator, which yields MSVRPKSRRQVLTDFRRSEILDAALKLFGKKGFAETRMDDVAEKAKVAKGTLYLYFSSKEEIYEAAVLQAIEEQRERIREALEGVTGTANRLRVLLQIRMSFWETQPNVYRMLVTLGRERSHRKQTHTLLQATVRELVGIFEDGVNAGEIPARDFEPIGWAVMDMLRGMNERRLYGEADSTPEQDTAILLSLVLPAIGLRTQA from the coding sequence GTGTCCGTCCGACCGAAATCCCGTCGCCAGGTTCTAACGGATTTTCGCCGTTCCGAGATCCTGGATGCTGCCCTGAAACTCTTTGGCAAGAAGGGGTTTGCGGAGACCCGCATGGACGACGTTGCCGAAAAAGCCAAGGTCGCCAAAGGGACGCTCTATCTCTACTTCTCCTCCAAGGAAGAGATCTACGAGGCCGCCGTCCTGCAGGCCATCGAGGAGCAGCGCGAGCGCATTCGCGAGGCACTTGAAGGCGTGACCGGAACTGCGAACCGCCTGCGTGTCCTGCTGCAGATCCGTATGAGTTTCTGGGAGACGCAGCCCAATGTCTACCGCATGCTGGTGACACTCGGCCGCGAACGCAGCCACCGGAAACAGACCCACACTCTGCTGCAGGCCACCGTGCGGGAGCTGGTGGGGATCTTCGAAGACGGCGTCAACGCCGGTGAGATTCCAGCACGCGACTTCGAGCCGATCGGATGGGCTGTGATGGACATGCTGCGCGGCATGAATGAACGCCGTCTCTACGGCGAGGCCGACAGCACTCCGGAACAGGACACAGCAATTCTACTTTCGCTGGTGCTGCCTGCTATCGGCCTTCGCACTCAGGCGTAG
- a CDS encoding DHA2 family efflux MFS transporter permease subunit, which produces MTNQSAILEAEEELSQSAQGSEPGVPLETQAEKPAAAIPHFNPWIIALVVTMGTFMEVLDTSIANVALPHIAGSLSASQDESTWVLTTYLVANAIILPISGWISSVLGRRNFYLGSVILFTAFSAACGLAPTLGMLVIFRVLQGLAGGGLQPSVQAILADTFPGNKRGMAMAVYTVAILCAPVLGPTLGGWITDNYSWRWIFYINIPVGIACAFFTRIVLHDPPHLTAARKAQKGKPLQVDFGGLALISIGLGALEIVLDKGQELDWFGSTFITWSSIIAVGCLLGAIVWELRVDKPVVNLRLLRERNFAICCTIVLALYTALYATTFLLPQFMQQLLGYDATTAGIAVSPAGLVTMAEVPLVGWLLSRGADARRMIAMGIAMITLGTWWLSHGNLDVAMSDMIWPRIVQVMGVGLTTVPLSTIMFRFLPGDQTSNAAGIYALVRNEGGSIGIAISSTFLQRMAQTHQAYLSSNITASNVAAMQAAHALGGAVGGATPDASYAGLALVYHQLQRQAELLAYMDQYKLFAYVLLGVLPLVLLLKRPPKHIGKVELDAH; this is translated from the coding sequence ATGACCAACCAGTCTGCGATTCTCGAAGCCGAAGAAGAGCTCAGCCAATCGGCGCAGGGGTCCGAGCCGGGCGTTCCGCTGGAGACTCAAGCAGAGAAGCCGGCTGCGGCTATTCCGCATTTCAATCCATGGATTATTGCGCTGGTTGTAACCATGGGCACCTTCATGGAGGTGCTCGATACCTCCATCGCCAACGTTGCCCTGCCGCACATCGCTGGCTCGCTCTCGGCTTCACAGGACGAGAGCACCTGGGTGCTGACGACCTATCTCGTTGCCAACGCCATCATCCTGCCCATCAGCGGCTGGATCTCGTCTGTGCTTGGCCGGCGGAATTTTTATCTCGGCTCTGTGATTCTGTTTACTGCGTTCTCTGCAGCCTGCGGATTAGCGCCTACGCTGGGGATGCTGGTGATCTTCCGCGTTCTGCAGGGACTGGCCGGTGGTGGCCTGCAGCCCTCCGTGCAGGCCATCCTGGCCGATACCTTTCCGGGTAACAAACGTGGCATGGCGATGGCCGTCTATACCGTCGCCATCCTGTGCGCTCCCGTGCTCGGTCCGACACTCGGTGGATGGATTACCGACAACTACTCCTGGCGCTGGATCTTCTACATCAACATTCCTGTCGGCATCGCCTGCGCCTTCTTTACCCGCATCGTGCTGCACGATCCACCGCATCTCACGGCGGCACGCAAGGCGCAGAAGGGCAAGCCGCTGCAGGTCGACTTCGGCGGCCTGGCACTGATCTCTATCGGCCTGGGTGCGCTTGAGATCGTCCTCGATAAGGGACAGGAACTCGACTGGTTCGGTTCCACCTTCATCACCTGGAGCAGCATCATCGCCGTTGGCTGCCTGTTGGGCGCCATCGTATGGGAGCTGCGTGTCGATAAGCCGGTGGTGAACCTGCGCCTGCTGCGCGAGCGCAACTTCGCCATCTGCTGCACCATCGTGCTGGCGCTTTATACCGCTCTGTATGCAACGACATTTCTTCTGCCGCAGTTCATGCAGCAACTGCTTGGCTATGACGCGACGACGGCCGGTATCGCCGTGTCGCCCGCAGGTCTGGTGACGATGGCGGAGGTCCCGCTCGTTGGCTGGCTGCTTAGCCGTGGCGCCGATGCGAGACGGATGATCGCGATGGGCATTGCGATGATCACGCTGGGCACATGGTGGCTCTCACACGGAAACCTGGATGTGGCCATGAGCGACATGATCTGGCCGCGCATCGTGCAGGTGATGGGTGTGGGCCTTACGACTGTGCCGCTCAGTACCATCATGTTCCGCTTCCTGCCTGGAGACCAGACCAGCAACGCCGCAGGTATCTATGCCTTGGTGCGCAACGAAGGCGGAAGCATCGGCATCGCGATCTCAAGTACATTCCTGCAACGTATGGCGCAGACACACCAGGCGTATTTGTCCTCGAACATCACCGCCAGCAACGTGGCTGCGATGCAGGCGGCGCATGCGTTGGGTGGAGCGGTGGGCGGTGCTACGCCGGATGCGAGTTACGCAGGACTGGCGCTGGTCTATCACCAGTTACAACGGCAGGCGGAGCTGCTGGCGTATATGGATCAGTACAAGCTGTTTGCGTATGTGCTGCTTGGTGTGTTGCCGCTGGTGCTGTTGTTGAAACGTCCGCCGAAGCATATTGGCAAGGTGGAGTTGGACGCTCACTAG